From a region of the Ardenticatena maritima genome:
- the tyrS gene encoding tyrosine--tRNA ligase produces the protein MQGTQFGDEQTRERMEAELRERLAEGRPLRVYLGVDPTAPDLHLGHTVPMRKLAQFQQLGHTAIFLIGDFTALIGDPSDKDKTRPQLTPEQVQANVKTYTTQAFKILDPERTVIRYNSEWHQSLTFADVIKLASNFTVAQFLERDNFAKRYAKGDPIYLHEFFYALMQGYDAVMLEADVQLGGTDQTFNILAGRKLQEVFGQKPQIMLTTAILPGTDGHMKMSKSLGNAIPVDTTPEDMYGKLMSIPDHVMRTYFELLSTFSPSEIDAIFADLEAGRRHPRDVKMLLARNVTAIFHGEEGARRGEEHFVTVFQQRELPDEMPRHTLPEPKNIVDLIVELGLASSKSEARRLVQQGGVRLDGERITDIDYTVQPDGASHVLRVGKRKFVELVPA, from the coding sequence ATGCAGGGGACGCAATTTGGCGATGAACAGACCCGCGAACGCATGGAAGCCGAACTGCGTGAACGCCTTGCCGAAGGGCGGCCGTTGCGCGTCTATTTGGGGGTTGACCCCACCGCTCCCGACCTGCATTTGGGGCATACTGTGCCCATGCGCAAGCTGGCGCAATTCCAGCAACTTGGGCACACCGCTATCTTCCTGATTGGCGATTTTACCGCCTTGATTGGCGACCCAAGCGACAAGGACAAAACACGCCCCCAGCTGACGCCCGAACAGGTGCAAGCCAACGTCAAAACCTACACCACGCAGGCGTTCAAAATTCTCGACCCGGAGCGCACGGTCATTCGCTACAACAGCGAGTGGCACCAATCACTGACGTTTGCCGATGTGATCAAACTCGCCAGCAACTTCACTGTGGCGCAATTCCTCGAACGCGATAATTTCGCCAAGCGCTACGCCAAAGGCGACCCCATCTACCTGCATGAATTCTTTTACGCGCTCATGCAGGGGTACGACGCCGTCATGCTCGAAGCCGACGTGCAATTGGGTGGCACCGACCAGACCTTCAACATTCTGGCGGGGCGTAAATTGCAAGAAGTCTTTGGGCAGAAGCCGCAAATTATGCTCACGACGGCGATTTTGCCCGGCACGGACGGGCACATGAAGATGTCCAAGAGCCTGGGGAACGCCATTCCGGTGGATACGACGCCGGAAGACATGTACGGCAAACTGATGAGCATTCCCGACCACGTGATGCGGACCTACTTTGAACTGCTGAGCACCTTCAGCCCGTCCGAAATTGACGCCATTTTTGCCGATTTGGAAGCCGGACGCCGCCACCCGCGCGATGTCAAAATGTTGCTTGCCCGCAACGTGACGGCGATTTTCCACGGCGAAGAAGGCGCACGGCGTGGCGAAGAGCACTTTGTGACGGTCTTCCAACAGCGCGAATTGCCCGATGAAATGCCGCGCCACACATTGCCGGAACCCAAAAACATTGTGGACCTCATCGTCGAATTGGGGCTGGCGTCATCCAAAAGCGAGGCGCGCCGTCTTGTGCAACAGGGGGGCGTGCGCCTGGATGGCGAGCGCATTACCGATATTGACTACACCGTTCAACCTGACGGAGCAAGCCACGTTCTGCGCGTTGGCAAACGCAAATTTGTTGAACTGGTGCCCGCATGA
- a CDS encoding HEAT repeat domain-containing protein translates to MSRKRLSREDVLDLLERIAEGDESALHALLAFVENEGAATRVLLLEALAEEDEETMLEAVLLTLSGEGLPEHAPLADDLSSPSPHVEDLYAPDFKTRLQAVRRLIADPDPRAIPDLTALLAEESIVAGEAAEALIALGRQVVPAMLDLLRTQTNAQVRRLAARVLSHTADERAIPLLLETLADAHSGVRWLAAEALVHIGTAVVEPLLLHLATTKPSAWRTERAYHVLHKLQGGNETQTAWLRESAHRIKNTRRADLALTARQLLDEWRQMQ, encoded by the coding sequence ATGAGCCGCAAGCGCCTGAGCCGTGAGGACGTGCTCGACCTGCTCGAACGCATTGCCGAAGGCGACGAGAGCGCCTTGCACGCCTTGCTGGCGTTTGTCGAAAACGAAGGCGCCGCGACCCGCGTGCTCTTGCTTGAAGCGCTTGCCGAAGAAGACGAAGAGACCATGCTTGAAGCCGTGCTGCTGACACTGTCCGGCGAGGGGTTGCCCGAACACGCGCCCCTCGCCGACGATCTTTCTTCTCCATCCCCACATGTTGAAGATCTGTATGCACCCGACTTCAAAACGCGCTTGCAAGCCGTGCGCCGCCTCATCGCCGACCCCGACCCGCGCGCCATCCCCGATTTGACGGCGCTACTTGCCGAGGAGAGCATTGTGGCGGGCGAAGCCGCCGAGGCGCTCATCGCGTTGGGGCGCCAGGTCGTCCCCGCCATGCTGGACTTGTTGCGCACCCAAACCAACGCCCAGGTGCGCCGGCTTGCCGCCCGCGTCCTCAGCCATACCGCTGACGAGCGCGCCATTCCCTTGCTCCTGGAAACGCTCGCCGATGCGCATTCAGGCGTGCGTTGGCTGGCGGCGGAAGCGTTGGTGCATATCGGCACAGCGGTTGTCGAGCCGCTATTGCTGCACCTGGCAACGACGAAACCGAGCGCCTGGCGTACCGAGCGCGCGTATCACGTGCTCCACAAACTCCAAGGCGGCAATGAAACCCAAACCGCTTGGCTGCGCGAGAGTGCCCACCGTATCAAAAACACGCGCCGCGCCGACCTGGCATTGACGGCGCGGCAGTTGTTGGACGAATGGCGGCAGATGCAATGA
- a CDS encoding 5'-3' exonuclease, which translates to MTSPPRTILLVDGHSLAFRAFYALPPTFRDTQGRPINLIYGFLMMLFRLLESEAPDAVAVVFDLDHSFREEMYPAYKEGRQTIDPAVAEQVERLRPLLEALDVPLYTAQGYEADDVLATLTRQIIERSDAHVLIVSGDRDMFALLHPRVQLLYPTRSLQQAERYTPERLYERWGIRPEQVAHFKALVGDPSDNIPGVRGIGEKTAARLLQRFPTLDAIYAHLDDCSPAVRRKLEAGRDMALLSLRLARLVDDVPTIEYNFTRLGLRYDPAQVEAQFAVLGSQSLLDALPPPRRANGVEG; encoded by the coding sequence ATGACCAGCCCACCGCGTACCATCTTGCTTGTTGATGGGCACTCGTTGGCCTTTCGGGCGTTTTACGCTCTTCCGCCAACCTTCCGCGATACCCAGGGGCGACCCATCAACCTCATCTATGGCTTCTTGATGATGTTGTTTCGCTTGTTGGAAAGCGAAGCGCCTGACGCCGTGGCGGTTGTTTTCGACCTGGACCATTCGTTTCGTGAAGAGATGTACCCCGCTTACAAGGAAGGGCGGCAGACCATTGACCCCGCCGTGGCGGAGCAGGTCGAACGGCTGCGCCCTTTGCTGGAAGCCCTGGATGTTCCACTGTACACCGCGCAAGGCTACGAAGCCGATGATGTGTTGGCGACACTGACGCGCCAGATAATCGAACGCAGCGACGCCCATGTGCTCATTGTCAGCGGCGACCGGGATATGTTCGCCTTGTTGCACCCGCGTGTGCAGTTGCTCTATCCCACCCGTTCCCTGCAACAGGCGGAACGCTACACGCCTGAACGCCTGTACGAGCGCTGGGGCATTCGTCCCGAACAAGTGGCGCACTTCAAAGCACTGGTGGGCGACCCCAGCGACAACATTCCCGGCGTGCGGGGCATTGGAGAGAAAACAGCCGCCCGCTTGTTGCAGCGCTTCCCCACGCTGGACGCTATCTACGCCCATCTGGACGATTGTTCGCCGGCGGTGCGCCGTAAATTGGAGGCTGGACGTGATATGGCGCTGCTGAGCCTGCGCCTGGCGCGCCTGGTGGATGATGTCCCCACCATCGAATACAACTTCACGCGCCTCGGGCTGCGGTATGACCCGGCGCAGGTTGAAGCACAGTTTGCGGTACTTGGTTCGCAAAGTTTGCTGGATGCTCTTCCCCCACCTCGCCGAGCAAACGGGGTGGAGGGATGA
- a CDS encoding metal-sensing transcriptional repressor: MPTPEPGAVYLSPEQEKNIDARLARIEGHVRSIRRMLADHEDCNSLLVQMSAVKAAMNQVIIKVLEAHIESCIVACADETEREQALEDLKHALAMVLRRS, encoded by the coding sequence ATGCCGACACCTGAACCGGGCGCTGTTTACCTTTCACCCGAGCAGGAAAAAAACATTGATGCACGCCTTGCACGTATTGAGGGGCATGTGCGCTCTATTCGGCGCATGCTTGCCGACCATGAGGATTGCAACAGCCTGCTGGTCCAAATGTCCGCCGTGAAAGCGGCCATGAATCAAGTCATCATCAAGGTGCTTGAAGCGCACATTGAATCGTGCATTGTGGCGTGTGCCGACGAAACCGAGCGCGAGCAGGCGCTGGAAGATTTGAAGCATGCGCTGGCAATGGTGTTGCGCCGCTCGTGA
- a CDS encoding TrkA C-terminal domain-containing protein produces the protein MSAVVSVLLIVVLSYFIIRIAAVALTLTGVAEDVAIFQATSAFTGVGFTTNESEMIVDHPVRRRIALTLMWIGNIGIVTGVSSLMLAFLGVSGRTQLERMGMLGGGLALLWYLAHSRRLERFISHAIEVALSRWTDLDIRDYAALLRLSGEYEIIELFVEEGDWVAHKTLAELQLNEEGIQVLGIVRPDGTYVGAPTGRTRILPGDTLILYGRASLLAELDERIQGAMGDRAHEAACSEQQLILQAQAQADHYSDYSEEAA, from the coding sequence ATGAGTGCCGTTGTTTCAGTTTTGCTCATTGTGGTGCTTTCTTACTTCATCATCCGCATCGCGGCGGTGGCTCTCACGCTGACGGGTGTGGCTGAAGATGTGGCCATCTTCCAAGCGACATCCGCCTTTACCGGCGTAGGCTTCACAACCAACGAATCCGAGATGATTGTGGACCATCCCGTCCGCCGCCGCATCGCGCTAACGCTCATGTGGATTGGGAACATCGGGATTGTCACGGGTGTTTCCTCGCTCATGCTGGCATTTCTCGGCGTAAGCGGACGCACACAGTTGGAACGGATGGGAATGCTGGGGGGTGGTCTGGCACTTCTCTGGTATCTGGCGCATAGTCGGCGGCTGGAGCGTTTCATTTCACACGCCATCGAGGTCGCACTTTCTCGCTGGACTGACCTGGATATACGCGATTACGCGGCGCTTCTGCGGCTCTCAGGCGAGTATGAAATTATCGAACTCTTTGTGGAAGAGGGCGATTGGGTCGCGCACAAGACCTTGGCGGAATTACAACTCAACGAGGAAGGCATTCAAGTTCTGGGGATTGTGCGACCGGATGGCACGTATGTCGGGGCGCCTACCGGACGCACGCGCATCCTGCCCGGCGATACGCTCATCCTCTACGGGCGCGCTTCCCTGCTGGCGGAGTTAGACGAACGCATCCAGGGCGCGATGGGTGATCGCGCGCACGAAGCGGCATGCTCCGAACAACAACTCATCCTGCAAGCGCAAGCCCAAGCCGACCACTATTCGGATTACTCGGAAGAAGCGGCCTGA
- the der gene encoding ribosome biogenesis GTPase Der → MKRKPLVALVGRPNVGKSTLFNRLIGEKKAIIEDVPGTTRDRVYGESEWVGRTFNVVDTGGLVLAPEDDDAFTPHIREQALMAMDEADVIVFMVDGSEGLTAADEEVAELLRRTDKPVVLAVNKTENEERRLNAAEFYALGLGEPIEISALHGMGTGDLLDAVVAYFPPGRLDAFDEEEDDSVRIAIVGRPNVGKSSLLNRILGQERSIVSEVPGTTRDAIDTRITYYGRPMTLIDTAGIRRRGRIERGIEKYSVLRSMRAIDRAHVALLVIDATEGVTAQDAHVAGYILDAYKSVIVVVNKWDLIEKDTYTMLEYEQRIRAALNFMDYVPLIFVSAKTGQRVTKILDLALAVYEERFKRIPTGEFNRLLTEAQARHAPPSEGRRKLRIKYGTQAEVDPPTFVLFMNHPDLMHFSYARYLENQIRERYTFLGTPLRFRYRGSDAQEDQKPKKKARAKKR, encoded by the coding sequence ATGAAGCGAAAACCATTGGTTGCCCTCGTTGGTCGCCCGAATGTCGGGAAATCAACGTTATTCAATCGCCTGATTGGCGAGAAAAAAGCGATTATTGAGGACGTGCCAGGCACAACGCGCGACCGTGTGTATGGTGAAAGCGAGTGGGTTGGGCGCACATTCAATGTGGTTGATACCGGCGGGCTTGTGCTTGCCCCCGAAGACGATGACGCCTTCACGCCGCATATCCGCGAACAGGCGTTGATGGCGATGGATGAAGCCGATGTGATTGTCTTCATGGTGGATGGGAGCGAAGGGTTGACCGCCGCCGATGAAGAGGTAGCGGAACTCCTGCGCCGCACCGACAAGCCCGTTGTGCTTGCCGTCAACAAAACCGAAAACGAAGAACGCCGCCTCAACGCCGCCGAATTTTATGCGTTGGGGCTTGGTGAACCAATCGAAATCTCGGCGTTGCATGGCATGGGCACCGGCGACCTGCTGGATGCCGTGGTCGCCTACTTCCCGCCCGGCCGCCTGGACGCCTTCGATGAAGAAGAGGACGACAGTGTGCGCATTGCGATCGTCGGGCGTCCCAATGTGGGGAAATCAAGCCTGCTCAACCGTATCCTGGGGCAAGAACGCTCCATTGTCAGCGAAGTGCCCGGCACGACACGCGACGCCATTGACACACGCATTACCTACTACGGCCGCCCGATGACGCTGATTGACACGGCGGGTATTCGCCGCCGTGGGCGTATTGAGCGCGGTATCGAAAAATACAGTGTCTTGCGCTCCATGCGCGCCATTGACCGCGCCCATGTGGCGTTGCTGGTGATTGACGCCACCGAAGGCGTCACCGCCCAAGATGCTCACGTGGCGGGCTACATTTTAGATGCCTACAAAAGCGTGATTGTGGTTGTCAATAAATGGGACCTGATTGAAAAAGATACCTACACCATGCTGGAATACGAGCAACGTATCCGCGCGGCGCTCAACTTCATGGATTATGTGCCGCTGATCTTTGTTTCCGCCAAAACGGGGCAACGGGTCACCAAAATTCTGGATCTCGCTCTGGCTGTGTACGAAGAACGCTTCAAGCGCATCCCGACGGGTGAATTCAACCGCTTACTCACTGAGGCGCAAGCCCGCCATGCCCCGCCCAGTGAAGGACGACGCAAACTGCGCATCAAATACGGTACCCAAGCCGAGGTTGACCCGCCCACATTCGTTCTGTTTATGAACCATCCCGACCTGATGCATTTCAGTTATGCGCGCTATCTCGAAAATCAGATTCGTGAACGCTACACCTTTTTAGGCACGCCCTTGCGTTTCCGTTATCGCGGTAGCGACGCCCAAGAAGACCAAAAGCCCAAGAAAAAAGCGCGCGCCAAAAAACGCTAA
- a CDS encoding zinc ribbon domain-containing protein, with translation MSIVDICPTCGAVNEPNVTFCGACAAPLHAPLAERKSALPTKWSPPTSAVALGATVLTLRVGQWLVKRAWDTWLARRETRTSTAIQPKSQSAEAPLKTTLHIRRRWAWGDQNGLREWGEEDIIIE, from the coding sequence ATGAGTATCGTGGATATCTGCCCAACGTGTGGAGCCGTCAACGAGCCCAATGTCACGTTTTGCGGCGCTTGCGCAGCGCCTTTGCACGCGCCGCTGGCGGAACGGAAATCGGCGCTGCCGACAAAATGGTCGCCGCCCACTTCGGCTGTGGCGCTTGGCGCAACAGTGCTCACGTTGCGGGTGGGGCAATGGCTCGTCAAACGAGCGTGGGATACCTGGTTGGCGCGCCGTGAGACGCGCACGTCAACCGCCATTCAGCCAAAATCCCAATCTGCAGAAGCGCCGCTCAAAACAACCTTGCATATCCGCCGACGGTGGGCGTGGGGCGACCAGAATGGGCTGCGCGAATGGGGCGAGGAAGATATCATCATCGAATAA
- a CDS encoding SPFH domain-containing protein, producing MSRAMSFLFMAVFLGVFITVVLVSLQQRQKKPINIRLIMSAFLGVVLLVLGLTAFADSVVQIEAGTVGVVKRFGDIVGVFNPGLHFKTPFIDEVVIYRTQEIIYETSENPQTSNADYRDFEVDTATSDGQQIRARYTVRFRIRPERAPDILRNLGTEQEVVERVVKAASRVVVRNTLKKYPASDLYSGNVELAQEEIAEKLRNEFERAGLELTFFGLRSIQFTDEYKAAVERKQIEAENIITKKNLAEQAKFDKERLIIEAEAEAERQRLERIGIAQGEAEARRLQAEAEAQAILIQAQAQAEANRLIAESLSEAVIAWQSVQAWNGEFPLIVGSGQFILPSEIFTPVLTQEITPSPQPTPTPAPEEGANETQPTTP from the coding sequence ATGTCCAGAGCCATGTCTTTTTTGTTTATGGCGGTGTTTCTGGGTGTTTTTATTACGGTTGTTTTGGTCTCGCTCCAACAGCGCCAGAAAAAACCCATCAATATCCGCTTAATTATGAGCGCATTTTTGGGGGTTGTCTTGCTGGTGTTGGGATTGACGGCGTTTGCGGACAGTGTTGTTCAAATCGAAGCCGGAACGGTGGGGGTTGTCAAACGCTTTGGGGATATTGTGGGCGTGTTCAACCCCGGTTTGCACTTCAAAACACCGTTCATTGATGAAGTTGTGATTTACCGCACGCAAGAAATCATCTACGAGACGTCGGAGAACCCGCAAACGTCGAACGCCGACTATCGCGACTTTGAAGTGGATACGGCTACGTCCGACGGGCAGCAAATTCGCGCCCGCTACACCGTGCGCTTCCGTATTCGCCCCGAACGAGCGCCTGACATTTTGCGCAATTTGGGCACCGAGCAAGAGGTGGTTGAGCGCGTGGTCAAGGCGGCGAGCCGCGTGGTGGTGCGCAACACATTGAAAAAATACCCCGCCAGCGATCTCTATTCGGGGAATGTGGAACTTGCCCAGGAAGAAATTGCCGAAAAGTTGCGCAACGAGTTTGAACGTGCGGGGCTGGAATTGACCTTCTTCGGCTTGCGCTCCATTCAATTTACGGATGAGTACAAAGCCGCGGTCGAGCGGAAGCAAATCGAAGCCGAAAACATCATCACGAAGAAAAACCTTGCCGAGCAAGCCAAGTTTGACAAGGAACGCTTGATTATCGAAGCCGAAGCGGAAGCCGAACGCCAGCGCCTCGAACGTATCGGGATTGCCCAGGGTGAAGCCGAAGCGCGCCGTCTGCAAGCTGAAGCCGAAGCCCAGGCGATTCTCATTCAGGCGCAAGCCCAGGCGGAAGCCAACCGCTTGATTGCGGAAAGCCTCAGCGAAGCTGTGATTGCCTGGCAGTCGGTGCAGGCATGGAACGGCGAGTTCCCGTTGATTGTGGGGTCGGGGCAGTTTATCTTGCCGAGCGAGATTTTCACACCGGTGCTCACGCAAGAAATAACACCGTCGCCCCAACCGACGCCAACACCCGCCCCAGAAGAGGGCGCGAACGAAACGCAACCGACCACGCCATAA